In Lycium barbarum isolate Lr01 chromosome 9, ASM1917538v2, whole genome shotgun sequence, the DNA window CAAAATAGTTAACAAATTCCATATGTTAGATTTGACGGAAAATTTGGAAGGAAAAGGATTTAgacaaaactcacatttggaggtACATTTCTGGCAGTTACTACTCTTTTTGTGTCTCTTTTTAAAGTTTGGTGTAGTTTTCTATGTGTAATATCTGTTGTTTTAAATCAATTTTTCGTGTTTGGTGTAGTATAGTTGTTTATGGAACTTTTCTAATATTTTTATTACATCTTTTGTTTCTACAGTTGCTGCCAAATCTAGTAGATGGAGTTAGTTAAATATTTGATGGAGACCAATAGTGTTAACTTTTGTCAAACTGTTTAGAGCATACTttagggactatttttaacctacTTTcaaacttaagggactatttttgtcattttcttgcTAATTATACTTCAAGTTATATGGTGAATTTGAAGACATTAAGAGAGAGTAGGGAGAAAGTTACTTCGGAAGTACCAAAGAGAGGGCATGAGCAGCGATTAGTATGACCACTAGAAGAGGTAATGCTTCGAGAATCCATGGCCTGCTCAATTCTTCCTGTTGAATCGCTATTTTCAAGATTTTGTATTTTTTGAGAAGAGATCACAAGGTTTTAATCTACTtctaagtttttttttgttttgttttttttttattatgttgAAGAAGATATTTAAGAAGTTAAACTGATTTGCTAATTATAGAGAAAtgacataaatggtcccttacGTTTGAGGGTACGTTCAAAATAGTCGCATAATTATGCATTGAATAGTTTTGACCCTTTATGTTTTTCAAAGTTGAACACTTTTAGTCTCGACCAAATGTTAGGTTTGAACGGAActataaaaaggaaagttagtGGGAATTTACATTTAGACGTACAATTTTTGTAGTTTATGctattttgatttattttttaagTTTGATGTAGGcttttgaggtgtaacacctcgtacctttaacgtaagctttaaccatgatcctagacttgaaaaatcagataaagaatgtgggaattggaattttcctgttcagttgtgagatagtggtttacgcctatgaacagtggacgtatttcagtttacgggccgtaaaccaagtcgtaaactggtaccaaggatttctgagcattctggaatttggcagttgaatgttatatggttaaatacggaccgtatttcactataCGACccatatttcaaatcgtaaactgaaaccaagaatttctgaacattctagaatttggcattttgatgtcacatggttaaatacggaccgtatttcagtttacggcctgtatttcaaaacttatttggaatttgagaaaacttccttgatgaaagttgtagagctttgaaatacctttccaacggtatattatgggtgtcaaacggacatctgtgcaaagagttatggtcattttactgaagagacgcagtgcagcccatattgcaaaatacgacccgtattgcagtttacgacccgtaaactgaaaatacggccagcacagtgctggacgtaaactgcattttcccaggacagtatatattcgtccataccagttcaaatcattatttttcattccttcaagccctagaacgacttcctaccctctctcatcatcaagaacaccaaggtaagcctactctaattattccaactcaattctaacacctatccttgtaatctaaacaagaaattatcattctaaaactagggttttcaagaaaacccatctcaaggttcaagaattcaagattttggaaatcttctttaaagctcaagtctttaattcaaattttggagcaattaaggtatgtagaacttccatccacatgtgggaatctctacgttcttccccatgctccgtttcttgatatccatgaagttcaaaccctagggcattaaacccaacatattggtagcccgtatttatgtatttatgtacatgaattttgtatctatatttgttattgtattcctaatcttccatttcggttattaggaaccctagcttaatccatgaatcatgaattcttcctcatgtattctcattatgtttatatgaaactttatgattttatgtagcaagttacaagcatgttttcaagtcaattatatatatataattatgaactattgttattactcatgaatcaagaacatgtttgcaagactatgacaagttatctcatgaaaccatattacaagatatttcatgaaaccatgtttacaagttatttcgtgaaatcatgattacaagttatttcgtgaaatcatgattacaagttatttacaagttatttcacgaaaatcatgggcttcttagccaactatattatgttcatgtttttgggattttcttagttaaccgagaaggctcagatagcctgaaactacgtaacCACCGtcggataagggttgtcagcaaggaggcaacaccttcattttgcagtttggatccttacatgcttattattacttaaatctcatatccctggcaaggttgtgagtgttctgctggtaggacgcaagtaccagaccatgttgtcggttatactatagcattccccacgttacaagtatttttacatacaagtatttctattgattactgttttaagacttcactcacgtttcatgttcatgttcaagttacattcagtttcagttcatatcctatatctatgttgtgccatgttcttcatttcagcaggttttacatactagtactattcaccatgtactaacgtccctttttgcccggggcctgcacttcacggtgcagataccgattttcaggagcatacatctgcgcagtaggatcacttcagatatcagcttattggtgagccccacttctctcggggttcaacatggagtctgcattagtattcagtttatggtagtccagggtcATGTCCtagtagttagtattcagacatgttttagaggtttcatagacatatgttagttcatagagtcagttatgcttttatgtttgcaaactattgtgtttccatgatatttcatgctatgagataaatttcaagactttattctgcaaattacattttcatgatttatttaaattgcatcatatagattatattgttttgatgcccatgttgacaagcaagccatgaggactttctcaggatgaatcccccagtctttacggggacaaagaaagatgaagaccctcaggactacatcgatgctcttcagaaaatcttcaggattatgacagttacgaaGACCGAAGCAGcttcttttggagctcatcagctgcagagcattgctaacacctggtatgaatcttgggaattatcccgaggtgaggatgcacccgATGCTATATGGGATGAATTCACAAGTGCcttcctggaccacttcatgacaatagaagtcagagaagctaaggctgaacaattcctgaagcttaaacagaatggtaggtcagttcaggactactacttagaatttatcagtctggctaagcatgcttcatatatggtaccggatatgagggcaagagtgaggaggtttgttggaggtcttgatccctatttgtacgatggggccaatattgccGCAGAGAATGGGGGAATGAcctctccaagatggttgctttcgtacgGGGAAATGAGACAAGgctgaaggaggaggaagccttgcagaaagagaaagacaaggagttcaacaagagggccaagtctaccggacagttcagcggtaaTGAAAACAGgaagttctttaagaacaggtcagccggACCTACTCCGTCCACGACAAGTGCTCCAGTTTCCAAGTTCAGGAAAGATAACCGTCAACAGAATTTCAGGTGGTCAGGCTCCCAGTCTCAGGCCAGTGTGACTCAGAGTAACTTCACCAATCCGATTTGTACTAAGTGTGGGAAGAGGCATCCTGGGGAGTGCCGCTCTGGATCAAATATTTGCTATGGGTGTGGCCAGCCGGGCCATGTTCAGCGAAATTGCCCTTCAGTCAGACAGGGCACaggaggttcgctcggacacatgcaagcaaggcctgagtgtcgtgttacacccaggtcatggttcggggcgtgacatgagGTGTAATTTCTGTTATTTTTCTGTATCTTTTTAGTGTCTAGTGCAGACCCTACTCTGGAAACGGAGATACTCACATTAATAGCAGGTCTGATTTCAAAATTGAATAGGTAAAAGATTTGTTCATTAGCAATAGAAGTTACATTAGTAGGAATATAAGCCGAAATATCTTCCGATTGAGTTTCAACTATTGATAAGGCAGTCATACTTCCTTTACCTAAACTAAAACTTAATATATTCTTTGTGTTGCTTATTTTAGAATTTTTTGGGACTTTTTTAGTGTTTATGAttaaatctttttctttttcactgTATTCGTCAAATCCAACGGAGTTTGAACCTACCCCCGTTTTTATCATTTTCTCCCCAATTATACTTCAGGTTATAAGGGAAATTCGAAAAACATTACCTTATTGGTTTTATaataggtttattttattttttggcttGTTAAAATAGATGTACCATAGTTGTTGTCTGTCAATGCAAGTGCTGCTATGTTGTGtttgttttatatttttaaaattaatatgtCTGATTGATTATTAAGAGATTGTCACTAAATTTTAAATTGTGGATGCTTAGACTTTTTGGCTTTCTCAGTACACACAATATATAACAATAAATTACACAATATATAATAATAAATTGCGCCACTATCTTAAATAAATTGAGAAcgactatatgaatcctcactttTTCATTTAAGCTCAACTTATATTAGCTTCATCATACCAAATGAAgtaaaagtaaaaagaaaaagttaTAAGAGCTCTATAACAAGTCTAAAATATGGATATTTTGCTTCCATTATATCACATCTTTATCTAAATTTGCATATTCCAAGATGTAGGCCTTTGAAGACAATTTTTTCCATGTGCTTTTGGGTCTATCCTTTCTCTTTTGACACCTTAACTCACCATAGTTTTAGACAATCAAATTATGTAAGTGGACGTGGGACATGACTATACAATCTCAAACAACCTCCTCTCATTTATCCTTTATGTGTACAGTGTACTGCTCATGgtcattttttaattttaacttgtATGACTGCACATCCATTTGTAGCATCCACATTTCTGCAAAACTCATACTGGGCATATATTGGACTTTAGCGGCCCCATATACTGCACTCTAGAGATTTTTGAAATGTTTAGAGGTCATTAAGAAGTTCGCCACTTGCTAATTAAATTAATTTGAGGGTTAACGAGGGTAATGACACAAAGGATATAAATTCGAGTTATGGAGAATAATTAGTGCTTTTATGGAGAACGACTCGAGTTTATTGGGCTGATGTCCACAggcaaaagtaattttttttttgcgcggattgccctttatatggggtggtctttaattcttgcccttcaaattggtgatctttaaattttaccccttgCTTAGCATCCAAAGATTGTAGATTTGAACCCCAgctaaggtaaaaaaaaaaaaattacaaggcaaAATTTCTGCCTCTGCGGGCCAAATTCTACCCGAAGGGCAGAATTTAAAGACCatcattttgaggggtaaaaattaaagaccacccccagcgaagggcaatcctgcaaattgcccaaaagTAATCAAATTATCGACAACAATTCGAGGTTTTGTTGAATTCGGCAAATAAGAGTCAATCTCATCATATTTGACAAAAACACAAATTAGGATAGTTGTGATCCGCCTTAAAAGCAAAAGAATGCATATTTTTATAGTATCTTTTATTTATGCAGTTCTTGTACATTTGAGTTTTAGTTCAAAATTATAAATTCTCAAATTGTAGACCTTATACCAAATATAAAGTAAAACAACTAATAAAACAAGACACTCAATTTGGTACAAACTGTGAGGAATGACCTTAACGTCCGCCAATATTCCCTAGATCTGTTCCATTAGAGAGAACATATTGCCAAGACATCTAAGTGGACCACTTCTAAGATGACCACTGACCAACAATAGCCAGTGACCCAAGATTCATAACTCGGTTGATAATGGATCCGTCCCTCTAGCCTTACTCCACTTAAATACCATATGTACTGGCAAGGTTCAAACCCCATGAAGTGTGCCAAATCCACACATCACATGCTGCGACTAGCAGACTACTGAccaacatatcaagagaaagaacaGTTGAAACTAGTTTCCGTACACTAATCAAGCACATGTCCAACAATACAAATGATGATAATGGTTGAAAATCGAATGATGAGCTTGATCATTAATGTCAGTGATTTTCCAAAGCAAGGTCATGCCATGTATCTCCGTCAACTTGCGGAGCCTCTTGATCTGCACTCGTATACAATTCAATCATCCAAAGATAAGAATTGATGGAAAATAGTCAACATGAAAATAACCAACAAACTGATCTATTCATGTAACTCATTGAATGTAGGATACTGATATCAAAACTAACAAAATGTGAGCGAACCAGGAAACATTTATGCCAAAACCATTTTAGAAATAACCCAACTACAACTCTTAAAGTTATTCTTAATTAAAATTTCATGAAATGCATATAAGCAAAAGCAACATGATACTGTTGGAAATGATGTCTGCTGTAAGGAGTTCAACATCACAGAAAACGAGTAAGGAAAGCCCTTCAGTACTCATCAATCGTGGATGAAAGAGGCTAGATTAAACGCTAGGGCATGATTGGCATTGCAGGCTTACAGAGCCTACTAAAGAAATCTGGAAGATGACTTTAAATTTCAGCTTCCTATTCAAAACCAACATAATATGAAGTGCTTACAGGATTTAACCAAGGAACTTATGTGTTGAAAAGTACTCCTATCTAGGGCACTGCATGTGCAACCCTTGTAAAAAAGGAGCAAAGAGCTAGAATCCATATAATAGCTAGTTTACAAACATTTTGTTCCAACAGTCCGTCGCAACAAATAATTTAAGTCGTAAGGTTTCATATTTTGATCTCGCATTTCATACCCAAACCAATTATTAAGTGATAACGCATTCCTACATTCATATTTTCCAAGTGTATGAATATAAGTAATACTTACTTGAGTCTTCGTTGTCATCAGTCTTTGGAAGTAGTACTGGTGGTAATGGGAGATCTGTAGAAATAGTGAATTAAAAGCAACATAAATCGTACTATACCTCAATTTTAAACTAGTTCAGTGAAATACACAAAAGCAAAATGAAAAACAAATGAGACAGAAAATTATAAAAGTACAAAAACAATAACTATATGCCTGAGCTGTGATAAGTGTGTGATTTAGAAAACTCTAGCTTTAGAAAATTCACTTTTGCCTCAACGAGAATTATTTAGTATTGGAATGAATGGTCCCTAATAGAGCGGAAAGATGATTCACATTAAAAGGCGAAAAGCCAAAacagaaagggaaaaaaaaaagagttcactctCTGCAGAATTTGATGGAAAAAAGCGcaaattaagaaaaaaatgaaattcaaGAATAATAACCATAAATACAGTCAAATATTATATGAACAAGgtaatcttatatatatatatatatatatatatatatataattaagtgAAATATTTATTGTTTATACTGCTCTCTTCAAGATAGAGCCCACGTGTGATGCCTGACTTTGCGTCTTGCTGGCGAACTGAAGCGCTGCCTAATTGAGACAACACACTCATCCTATCTTGCACCAAGTTTCAGAGCTTGAGCACGCCAAGGGTAAGCATTTGATAAGACTGGTGTAGTCCATTCCAACTAATTTGTGATTGAAGCATAGTTGACTGATAGATACATAATAATAATTGAAAGAGGATAGTACCATCAGCGGGCAGAGTATCTCGCATCCATTCTTCATCCACAACATCTATGAGAATTCCCAAGCTGAGGATTCGCTCTGCCATACTTTGTTTTCTCTATACACCTTTCCGTTTCAAAGATGAAATCTCTAGTTAGATGAGAGAAACTTAGACAGGACAATCCACATCTATGCAAACAGTATCAAATTAAAGTTCCAACATAGTTTTGGACTTAAACTCAAACCCATCCCTCTTCTTTGACTTGGAGCGCTAGTAGTCCTTATTGTTTGTCAAACTAGTGCACTTTTGACCCTCCTCCAAACAAACCGTTAGTTTTTAATGAAGCGAGCATGATTTCATCtccgaaggaaaaaaaaaaagtctcagCTGAAattaaatactccctctgtttcaatttatctgaatccatttgactgggcatggagtttaagaaagtagagaagacttttaaacttgtggtgttagatgattcacatatattttgtgtggcaaTAAATCATCGCATAAAGGTAAATGGTTCCCAATTATAGAAAGaagtcattctttttggcacggactcataaggaaataggttcacataaattgaaacggagggagtattatgcAATTACTACCAGCAAAGttcaatatttattttctttaaaagaaCAAAGAGCAATAGACAAGACCAGCAAAGTTCAACTGGTCTCTTGCACTGTTGCATTATCCAACTTGAATTTGGTATATATGAAGTAGCAGATGAAGTTTCTGGTATGTCCAGAATCCTCAATTTGCTTAAGACTTAGAATAGACTACTCGTTTGCATTTGTTACCTAACCCGAAAGTGCTAAAGACATTTATGTGTAGCGTGATTAGAAAAAGATGAGATTTTTATGATAACCGATAGGCATTAAATTGGGAACCATAGTACGTATTCTCTGACAGTAGCTAACACAAGAGAATCTAAAGAGAGACCCCAAGTCTTTAAAATCAAAAGAACCTCAACAAAATAACAAAAATCAATTGATTTTACTAACAAAGGAATACACACTAGACCCTCCCAAGTGACAATCCTGAATGATGAGTTCAGAGAAATAATATTGCAAATTGCGCATAACTTAACAAGAATTTCCAATATCAGCCAGTCTTACCCTGTAACTGTAAGTGCTAAAGACATTTGATGGGCAGTATGAACAGAAAAAGATGAGATTTTTATGATACCCGATGGGCATTAAATTCGGAATCATATACTCAAACAGCAGAACAGCTAACGTCAGATAATGTAAAGAGAGATCCCAGTTTTTATAATCAAAAGAAACTCCAaaaatagcaacaacaacaacaaaaaaaaaaaaaaaaaactgattttacTAATCATGCATAAACACTAGACCCTCCCAAGTCATTATCATAAATGATGAGTAGAGTGAAAATATATTGGAAATTGAGCACAACTTAGAGCAAACATTTCAAATATCGGCCGGCCTAGTCGGATAATCCCCAAGAAATGAAACTGTAGAACTGCAAAGGCTATCAGAAAACAGCATTATCGAAACTTTAGGAGATGACATAAGCGAATTAAGTTCATATAGACAACAGAGTGACGAATCATGGTGCTCCCTCTATACCAAAATATGTGTCACTTTTTGCTTCTCGAGATTCAAACAACACGAACTTTACCAACATTGTAACATGTAATTTCTTCACCATATTAATATGAGAAAAATTACAACTTATAGTAATTTTAGTACAACTTTCGAAatataaatcttatttttaaaatattcaaTTAATCTATTCCAGTCTAGCTtcgaaaattagtcaaattaactcACGAGAAACGAATATCGACACATATTTTGGAACTGAGGGAGTGACAGTTACTTGGAGAGGGATTACAAGTGCACCAGTTTGGCATAAAATTAGTGCTTCATTTAAGctcccgtttggccatagattttgaaaactttttttcaaaaaaacattGAAATCATTGTTTGTCCATGGAATTTTATCAGTTTTTGAATTTGAAGAAAAAATTTCAAGTTTCAAAAACTGGGTTGGACCAGCTTTTGGGTGAAATTTTTCTTTCCCTGACAAAAGTTCAAATTTTTTTCGGGTAAAATggatgtccaaacacaacttaatttccaaaaactatttttcaacaccaacatcaagaaccctttttttttttttttttcaagtttcactaaatctatggccaaacgctagctaaaaaaagaggcaagattttgactttaaacctatgttgctcggactcacCAAAAATGATGCCcgacccgtgtcggatccttcaaaaatgcCCTACtcttggaggatccgacacgcacccgtgtccatttttgaagagtctgagTAACATAGGTTTAAACCCAAAGATAAGTGACTACTTTGGGACTATTCTTAAATCAAAACAATCTGTAATCTACAGTTCATCCTCAAATAACTGGCATAAAAATTCGAAAAATGATTAGGGTATCAGAGAGTGTAAAGTCAACATGGGCCAAGTAAAATGAAAGTGAGCGAGTAACACTTTTCGTATGGTTTTCGAATATATAAATCTTAGTTTAATtctaaaatattgaattaatctaattCAATCTAACTTcgaaaaattagtcaaattacctcCCCGGAAACGAAAAGTGACACATATTATTACAAATGCACCAGTTTGGCAAACCATTAGGACTATTAGTGCTtcatatacaaaaaaaataaaaataaaaagagagagagagagatgattAGGGTAACCTAAACAATCTGTAATCTACAATTCAACCTCTAATAAGTGGTGGCAATTGGAAAAAAATGAATAGGGAATCAGAGAAATTGAACATAAAGTTGTCTACCATACAAAAGGTTAATTCGGGAAATAACTGGAGAGAAAAATAGGAGAACTTACAACTCGATGGAGAAGTTCGCTGGAGAGAAATTTGGAGGTCACAAGTATGGGGATCGTGATACTTTAATCAATTTGGGTTAATAATTGGAGGGCTTTAAGCACCCGAAATTTTGAGAAGCTTATAAATTTAAATGCGTTGGTCTTATATTAAAATTCTAATTGTTGGGAAAATTTCAAAGACTACTCATCACATTTTACTTTATTTCATTAACTTTCTCAAGTTTTACTTCGTTTCACTACCCTCCCTCACGTTTACAATATCACGACTACCTCCCTTATTTTAGCTTTTTATGTAACAACCCTGTTTATTCTatttattattaatgaaaaaatAACATATGTGGACTGGTTTTTCCTCCCCGAGATCATGTTTtctaattaattattattttatgaTTTCTCCTTTAAAAAGTTATTTCCTAGGAATTGTTCTTATGGGTTGTTCACCCGTACGTTCCCAACGTTTGAGCTTTTTGGTTCTTCGTGTTATAACTTTTTAGAGAAAGTATCTTGCCAACTATTCTGTGATTAATTAAGAAGATATAGAAAATTCTGAAATTaaattttatattaaaaatataaatgTCTTATTGCAAGCAAAATCCAACAACATGTGCTAGACAAATTTTTAATAAAAACAAACGTCTTTAAAATGATGAGGCAGTATAGAGACCTTTACCTCTTAAACTCAATTCGTCAAATCCAGTCAATCAGAATACTATTTAATTCCTAGAAACAAAAACATGACAAGCACTCGACATACttacttacaaaaaaaaaagattacaaGTAAATTACCTTTATTTGTTGAAGACACACTcagtaaaaataattatttttttgcaGAAAATCTAATGAGAACAAGGATTGAAGAGGAATAGGAAAAGAGAACCCTTGTTAAGAAGATTGACCTTCGGCATATTTTGTTTTCAATTTATTCGGAAATGagatattaataaaataataattaatccAAAGAGCATGATCTTAGGGAGGGCAAATCAGTCcatgaattttattttttcattagtaataaatagaataaaagaGTTGTTACAAAAAAAGTTAAAATAAAGGAGATAGTTGTAATATTGCAAACGTGAGGGGAGGTCAGTGAAACGAGGCAACACGTAAGGGGACATCAGTGAAACGAGACAAAACATGAGGGGAGGTGACACTTTAATCAATTTGGGTTAATAATTGGAGGGCTTTAAGCAGCGGAAATTTTGAGAGgcttttaaatttaaatgtgttgGTCTTATATCCAATTTATACAAAACACTTCTTCTCTTCTAAGTGGCACGTCATGTCGCATTAAAACTCTATTTTTCTTAATAATAAACTTATTTATTCATAGAAGCTCATTTAATCCAACTCAATCTGTGTCTTATATCCAATTTAGACCCGGTTAAAAAATATCTAAAAATGCGATTTCATATCTCTTTTATACTTGATGGAGCCATAGGAGCCACAAAGGTTTTATACCCGATCTTGTGCCCGTTATTTTTGGTGTGGTTGGAAATTTTAGACAGTGAGCAGAGGTTTCCGCAACTTCTCTGAAAATTATGGCAAACTTCAACAACCAAACTAGCTAGAACAAATAGCAAATTTATAGTTAATATTTGCCCAActtttgaaaaaacaaaaaaaaacattgtTAGGACAATCGTAGCTTCCAAAAACCTAGAAGCTAAACATCTAAATATTgaactaaaataaaaataaaaaagttgtcCGCCATACTTCAAGTCTCCAAAATATAAAGGCATAATATTCTATTGACTTGGTCTAATAAGAGTTGTAATCGTTCAGTACTATTGaactttatgtttaattaaataATGAAAGGGGCAAATTAAATAATTTTATCTACTATAGCTTGAACTCTCATTTGCCTTCATTTGATGCTAATATCAAAGTTTAGCTCTtttccttcaatttttttttttggggggggaggGGGAAGGTATATACACATGTGTAATTGTACACCAAAATATGTTAAATATATAGGGAAAAATACATAAAGTGCcatttgtgttaaaatatttaccCGTACTTACCCCATACATTTAAATAACATGAACTACCCACAAGATGCTAAATATTTACCCGGAGTGCACATCTTCCCTGCAACTTCAGTTGTGGCACTACAGAGTGACGTGTAAGTGTtagttttttcttttcatttgacTTTTTTTGTAGTATTCTATTTTtgtctttttccttttttattttgtattttaagataaaaataaaatataatagcTAACTATTTTTAGATTAATAAAATAcgaaaaaaataaagaagtagACTACAACATATAGTAATTAAGAAAAATTATTAAAATCTCTAGTTTATTTATTAAAGTTTAAATTAATAGAAACATATTTTTATATCAAGAAAAAATCTTTTGCAGATGAAAACAAAAATTATTCCTAAAATATGACCTTATTTTTAATACTTTTTTCAGAAGTAAAATTTACTAAACTGATATAAAAAACTAAAATATCAAAATAAAGCTTAAAgtctattttttaaaatataatttttattGAAAGGCCTTAAAAAAAGAGCGAGGGAGTGATGTGCAACCTTAGTCTATATGTTGCTCATGAGTCGCCAAGTACCAGTCTCGCAGCAATATTGGCACAAAAGGATAGGTCCTTCACTTGCTGGTCTTTAACGAGTTGAACTTTTCTTTGAATGAATGAAACAGGCCTTTATGATAATCTaacagtatatgatatatatcatcTGAGTATCATAGAGAACTGAGGAgtatttcttgaaggaatgaaccaaCCCTCTTGATACTTTagtagtatatgatatataccaggttgatatcatagaggactgagctCTTTTTTAAGGAATGAACCACTCATTTAGGATACTCTGTCAGTAtgtgatatatacc includes these proteins:
- the LOC132609465 gene encoding anaphase-promoting complex subunit 13 — its product is MAERILSLGILIDVVDEEWMRDTLPADDLPLPPVLLPKTDDNEDSNQEAPQVDGDTWHDLALENH